In Gemmatimonadaceae bacterium, one DNA window encodes the following:
- a CDS encoding nuclear transport factor 2 family protein: MTASASNSVSAIANELVAMCRAGRNEDAITKFYSSDIVSIESAGSDEMPAEMTGIDAIRGKNKWWVENNEVHSAEVNGPFVAGEQFAVHYVYDTTFKPAGRRMKMDEMALYTVEDGKIVREQFFYNAPGA, translated from the coding sequence ATGACTGCTTCCGCATCCAACTCGGTATCCGCCATCGCCAACGAGCTCGTGGCAATGTGCCGCGCCGGTCGTAACGAAGACGCGATCACCAAGTTCTACTCGTCTGACATCGTAAGCATCGAATCCGCCGGTAGCGACGAAATGCCCGCGGAAATGACGGGCATCGATGCCATTCGCGGCAAGAACAAGTGGTGGGTGGAGAACAACGAAGTTCATAGTGCCGAGGTCAACGGGCCATTCGTGGCGGGAGAACAGTTTGCCGTGCATTATGTCTACGACACCACGTTCAAGCCCGCAGGCCGCCGCATGAAGATGGACGAAATGGCGTTGTATACGGTGGAAGACGGCAAGATTGTCCGGGAGCAGTTCTTCTACAACGCTCCGGGCGCCTGA
- a CDS encoding DNA/RNA non-specific endonuclease: MRFRTCVAFVTLAVVGTSCSENSISGPGAVDAPGFVAAVAPPVVRISEIHYDNVGADAGEAVEISGPAGTDLTGYQVVLYNGSGGAPYTTSPLTGVIPATCSTRGVVVVSYPSNGIQNGDPDGVALVAPGGTLIEFLSYEGTFTAVGGPASGVVSTSIGVAETGDTPVGQSLQRNSDGTWKAPEASTFGACNDFSNPPAPVVVDRVTVTPETASIEQGATRLFVGTAFDAANAPVTATLTWTSTVPAVANVNANGLATGLTPGNTLIIAASANGKADTASLQVTPPPPPPETRFSEIHYDNAGTDVNEAIEIEGPAGTVLTGWTVVLYNAGGTPAGQAYDTRTLTGVIPSMCDGRGVLAIRYPTDGIQNGDPDGFALVNAQGTVVEFLSYEGSFTASNGPAAGRVSRDIGVAEVNTPAGQSLQRNALGVWLAPKLATIGGCNSGVGPPPPPPGNSIGFSGRAPVGDVPLPVGFEDQIFATLRGPDAVVIPTVFRWTSETPTIASIDADGVVRALAPGTAIFRATAPDGATATYSLPTRVAVASTTAQYGSNTEFGDPTDADASNDFIIRRDQFTSSWNSALGTPNWVSYNLDATHFGPQDRCDCFTYDPLLPGTPYTTAAYTGAGTFHGYAIDRGHLARSFDRESGSLDNATTFYFSNIIPQAADLNQGPWAVLENYLGDFARLQNREVYIIAGVFGSKGTIKDQGRITIPDSVWKVAVIMPRDQGNEDIDDYRDIDVVAVIMPNDAGVRNVNWETYKRTVDDVEALTGYDVLSLLRDDIEIAVESGTAPPVAALDGPYESFEGSVLSISAALSSDPDNDALEYAWDFGDGTTGSGVAVALVYAQDGIYTVRLIVTDIRGLADTVSTTATVSNVAPEISTLADATLPSGAVYTADGSFTDPGTDTWTATADYGDGSGPVELELSGMSFSLSHTYAPPGTYTVTVTVSDDDVTSTRSATITVTAAQPPAPVLVPVNGARKAVLLVEHFVAAGALGSGDAASLTAKLKAAIQNLEHDQKHVATAQLTEVLKEIDGLVASGRLSVVNGTTLRNLVARVIASIR; encoded by the coding sequence ATGCGCTTCAGAACCTGTGTCGCGTTTGTCACGCTCGCTGTTGTGGGCACGTCGTGCTCTGAAAACAGCATCAGCGGCCCGGGAGCGGTTGACGCTCCAGGATTCGTGGCAGCAGTGGCTCCGCCTGTGGTGCGGATCAGCGAAATCCACTACGACAACGTCGGCGCCGATGCCGGCGAGGCTGTTGAGATTTCTGGACCAGCGGGAACAGATCTGACGGGCTATCAGGTGGTTCTCTACAACGGCAGCGGTGGTGCGCCGTACACTACTTCGCCGCTCACCGGGGTGATTCCTGCGACATGCTCTACCCGCGGTGTCGTGGTCGTCAGCTACCCGTCGAACGGCATCCAGAACGGCGATCCGGACGGTGTCGCGCTGGTCGCGCCCGGCGGTACACTGATCGAGTTTCTTTCCTACGAAGGCACTTTCACCGCCGTCGGCGGGCCGGCCAGCGGTGTGGTATCCACCAGTATTGGCGTCGCCGAAACAGGTGACACACCTGTCGGCCAATCCCTTCAGAGGAACAGCGACGGCACCTGGAAAGCTCCCGAGGCGAGCACCTTCGGCGCATGCAATGACTTCAGCAATCCGCCGGCTCCGGTCGTCGTCGACCGTGTCACCGTAACCCCTGAAACCGCATCGATCGAGCAGGGCGCGACCCGGCTTTTCGTTGGAACCGCGTTCGATGCCGCCAACGCTCCGGTAACCGCAACGCTCACCTGGACCAGCACCGTTCCAGCGGTGGCCAATGTGAACGCAAACGGCCTTGCTACCGGGCTCACGCCCGGCAACACCTTGATCATCGCAGCCTCCGCGAACGGCAAAGCCGACACGGCGTCGCTTCAGGTAACCCCGCCGCCGCCGCCGCCGGAAACGCGATTCTCCGAAATCCACTACGACAATGCCGGCACCGACGTCAACGAGGCAATCGAGATTGAAGGGCCTGCGGGTACAGTGCTTACCGGCTGGACCGTCGTGCTTTACAACGCCGGCGGTACTCCGGCGGGTCAAGCGTATGACACCAGGACTCTCACCGGAGTCATTCCATCGATGTGCGACGGCCGGGGGGTTCTTGCAATCAGGTATCCCACCGATGGCATCCAGAACGGCGATCCGGATGGCTTTGCACTGGTAAACGCCCAAGGCACCGTAGTCGAGTTTCTCTCCTACGAGGGATCATTCACTGCGAGCAACGGACCCGCTGCGGGCAGGGTTTCGCGGGATATCGGCGTCGCCGAGGTCAACACGCCCGCAGGGCAGTCCCTTCAGCGCAACGCGCTCGGCGTATGGCTGGCGCCGAAGCTCGCGACCATCGGTGGCTGCAACAGTGGTGTTGGACCGCCTCCGCCGCCTCCCGGAAACAGCATCGGGTTCTCCGGAAGAGCGCCTGTCGGAGATGTGCCACTTCCCGTCGGGTTCGAGGACCAGATCTTCGCGACTCTCCGCGGACCGGACGCGGTGGTGATTCCAACCGTCTTCAGATGGACCTCCGAGACACCGACAATTGCGAGTATCGACGCTGACGGTGTCGTGCGTGCGCTTGCACCCGGCACCGCGATTTTCCGGGCCACAGCCCCCGATGGGGCAACTGCCACTTATTCGCTGCCGACGCGTGTTGCCGTTGCCAGCACCACGGCCCAGTACGGCAGCAACACTGAGTTTGGTGATCCGACCGACGCCGATGCAAGCAACGACTTCATCATCCGTCGCGATCAGTTCACAAGCTCGTGGAACAGCGCTCTTGGTACGCCTAACTGGGTAAGCTACAATCTCGACGCAACCCACTTCGGCCCGCAGGATCGTTGTGACTGCTTCACGTACGATCCGCTGCTGCCAGGAACGCCCTACACGACTGCTGCCTACACAGGGGCGGGCACATTCCACGGATATGCCATCGACCGAGGGCACCTCGCGCGGTCGTTCGATCGCGAGTCCGGCAGTCTGGATAATGCGACCACGTTCTACTTCTCGAACATCATCCCACAGGCAGCCGACCTCAATCAGGGTCCATGGGCGGTGCTGGAGAATTACCTCGGCGACTTCGCCCGTCTGCAAAATCGCGAGGTCTACATCATTGCGGGTGTCTTCGGCAGCAAGGGCACAATCAAGGATCAGGGGAGGATCACGATCCCCGACAGCGTCTGGAAAGTCGCCGTCATCATGCCACGCGATCAGGGAAATGAAGACATCGATGATTATCGGGACATCGATGTCGTCGCGGTCATCATGCCGAACGATGCCGGAGTCCGGAACGTGAACTGGGAGACGTACAAGAGAACCGTAGATGATGTCGAGGCGCTGACCGGCTATGACGTTTTGTCGCTGCTGCGCGACGACATCGAGATCGCCGTCGAGAGCGGGACCGCACCGCCAGTTGCCGCACTCGACGGTCCCTACGAATCGTTCGAGGGTTCGGTTTTGTCGATCAGTGCCGCGCTTTCGAGCGACCCGGACAACGACGCACTCGAATATGCGTGGGATTTCGGCGATGGAACGACGGGATCGGGAGTTGCCGTTGCGCTTGTCTATGCTCAGGACGGTATCTACACGGTGCGGCTCATCGTCACCGACATTCGCGGTCTGGCTGACACAGTTTCCACGACAGCCACCGTTTCGAATGTTGCGCCGGAAATCAGTACACTTGCCGATGCAACGCTGCCTTCCGGTGCTGTCTACACCGCTGACGGGTCATTCACAGACCCCGGTACAGACACATGGACCGCCACAGCTGATTACGGCGATGGCTCAGGACCCGTCGAGCTTGAGCTGTCGGGTATGAGCTTCTCGTTGTCGCACACATACGCCCCTCCAGGAACTTACACGGTGACCGTAACGGTCTCGGATGACGACGTTACCTCCACCCGGAGTGCAACGATCACCGTAACTGCTGCTCAGCCGCCGGCGCCGGTACTCGTACCCGTCAATGGCGCGAGGAAAGCTGTTTTGCTGGTGGAGCACTTTGTAGCGGCGGGCGCCCTCGGCAGCGGTGACGCTGCCTCGCTCACAGCCAAACTAAAAGCCGCCATTCAGAATCTCGAACACGATCAGAAACATGTAGCTACAGCACAGCTCACCGAGGTGCTTAAGGAAATAGACGGGTTGGTCGCGAGCGGACGACTGTCGGTGGTCAACGGTACTACTCTGCGCAATCTCGTGGCGCGCGTGATCGCTTCGATTCGATGA
- a CDS encoding phosphatase domain-containing protein — translation MTDSADRLDSIVDGAARGLKKAARAVRSVFDDDPFAIVSYRGFGNRNEAYVYGRVVEKGSIAASTDADSILKNLLNTYRRADSDPLPFAGVAIGHGGGTTTDMKADDEGFFGGRMEATIPLDSDKEWHEYSVELVSPVPPGKDTVKGSGETLVPADSARFGVISDIDDTVIQSRVSNFLLAARTVILGNARTRLPFPGVAAFYEALRNGLVGSEKNPVFYVSSSPWNIHDVISEFMDLQKIPRGPILLRDWDMRLGSLAPTRHFEHKGVAIRNIMQCYPAMEFILIGDTSQHDPEIYRQIVGEFPKRVRAIYIRDVVRSADRSASIKRLADEVLAAGSTLVLSEDTLGAAKHAAAQGWISADALPAVSEEKKADEGKDDSKVSAPGIELKDGENAP, via the coding sequence ATGACCGACTCCGCCGACCGCCTGGACTCCATTGTCGATGGCGCGGCGCGAGGCCTGAAAAAAGCCGCGCGCGCGGTTCGATCGGTGTTCGATGACGATCCTTTCGCCATCGTCTCGTATCGGGGATTCGGCAACCGGAATGAGGCCTACGTCTACGGACGGGTCGTCGAGAAAGGCTCGATCGCCGCGAGCACTGATGCCGACTCGATTCTGAAGAATCTTCTGAATACCTACCGGCGCGCGGACAGCGACCCACTGCCGTTTGCAGGAGTCGCAATCGGCCACGGCGGCGGAACGACGACAGACATGAAAGCCGATGACGAGGGATTTTTTGGCGGCCGGATGGAAGCCACCATTCCCCTCGACTCCGATAAAGAGTGGCATGAGTATTCAGTGGAACTGGTTTCGCCAGTCCCTCCGGGGAAGGATACGGTAAAAGGCAGTGGAGAAACCCTCGTGCCCGCGGACAGTGCGCGGTTCGGCGTGATCAGCGACATCGATGACACTGTCATTCAGTCACGGGTATCCAACTTTCTTCTCGCCGCGCGCACGGTGATACTCGGCAACGCCCGCACGCGGCTCCCATTTCCCGGAGTGGCAGCGTTCTACGAAGCGCTTCGTAACGGATTGGTGGGCTCGGAAAAGAATCCTGTGTTTTACGTGTCCAGCAGCCCATGGAATATCCACGACGTGATTTCCGAGTTCATGGACCTGCAGAAAATTCCACGTGGGCCGATCCTGTTGAGAGACTGGGACATGAGGTTGGGATCCCTTGCGCCAACCCGGCACTTCGAACACAAGGGCGTCGCAATACGCAACATCATGCAGTGCTATCCCGCGATGGAATTCATCCTCATCGGCGATACAAGCCAGCACGATCCGGAGATTTACCGCCAGATCGTCGGGGAATTTCCGAAACGCGTGAGGGCGATCTACATCAGAGATGTCGTTCGCAGCGCCGATCGCTCGGCGTCGATAAAGCGGCTGGCGGATGAAGTACTTGCCGCGGGCTCCACTCTCGTCCTATCCGAAGACACCCTGGGCGCCGCGAAACATGCAGCCGCTCAGGGATGGATAAGCGCCGACGCGTTGCCGGCGGTCAGTGAAGAAAAGAAAGCGGACGAAGGAAAGGACGACAGCAAAGTGTCGGCGCCGGGAATCGAGCTGAAAGACGGGGAGAACGCACCATGA
- a CDS encoding dynamin family protein, translated as MEQVLTRQQGELVALERQLVLRVRDTLAQSDGQRADLERLASLVNEMDELFLLVIVGEYNTGKSTFINAILGDEVFAMGDLPTTRDISILRYGKAGPPELIGENVQLYHYPLEVLRDLDIVDTPGTNSIERMEEAITRQFVPRADLVLFVTSLLQPLTASELDFLAHISEWGKKVVFVVNGVDRRNSDEQLDRVREYLNREIGVRLGATTPTLYFISALQALRGKLAARAGNAGASGTLPESQTSPAAVPGQGTPGIVDPRNEYPALERYVLETLRETDRVRLKLLSPLGVLRNVLKNNVAALDTRLVVVHEDARVLRSIHEQLDAYSKEMRTDSERYLIEVRNVLYELERRGRSWFERTIRIGNANFLRNKDAVENRFRAEVVTDSPHQIEEVVHKMVDWTVQRNLRLWSSVFAELDAHTARLRESGALTPHGDTEFQYNREEMFARLREPVERRLSEYDSDREAREIVDSVKAAVNQAFGVNVLAIGLGALLVTAFTTAALDVTGILTATIFAIAGWLIIPAKRRQLIEDFETKIAKLNDDLATLLRAKFEEQLRRYEDQLLEVVAPYERFLETEKTKLEGGLSQLREAEREVSALEQRVIATFPEETPPAAPR; from the coding sequence TTGGAACAGGTTCTTACAAGGCAGCAGGGTGAGTTAGTAGCACTCGAACGCCAGCTCGTCCTTCGCGTGCGCGATACACTCGCGCAGAGCGACGGCCAGCGCGCTGATCTGGAAAGGCTGGCGTCGCTGGTCAATGAAATGGACGAGCTGTTTCTGCTCGTCATCGTCGGCGAATACAACACCGGTAAAAGCACTTTCATCAACGCCATCCTCGGCGATGAAGTGTTTGCCATGGGCGATCTTCCGACGACCCGGGATATCTCGATCCTCCGCTACGGCAAGGCCGGGCCTCCAGAGCTGATCGGCGAGAATGTCCAGTTGTACCACTATCCGCTCGAGGTGCTGCGCGACCTCGATATCGTCGATACACCCGGCACCAATTCCATCGAGAGGATGGAGGAAGCTATCACGCGCCAGTTCGTCCCCCGCGCCGATCTCGTGCTGTTCGTCACCAGCCTGCTTCAACCACTGACAGCCAGCGAGCTCGACTTCCTCGCACACATCAGCGAATGGGGAAAGAAAGTCGTCTTTGTCGTCAATGGAGTGGACAGACGCAACTCCGATGAGCAGCTCGATCGCGTGCGCGAGTATCTCAACAGGGAGATCGGAGTCCGGCTGGGTGCGACGACACCGACCCTCTACTTCATAAGTGCGCTTCAGGCTCTGCGAGGCAAACTTGCGGCTCGCGCCGGAAATGCAGGTGCATCTGGCACACTACCGGAATCACAGACGTCGCCAGCGGCTGTGCCGGGACAGGGAACGCCGGGCATAGTCGATCCACGGAACGAATATCCCGCACTCGAGCGCTATGTTCTCGAAACTCTCCGGGAAACCGATAGAGTCAGGCTCAAGCTGCTCTCGCCACTCGGCGTTCTTCGCAACGTGCTGAAGAACAATGTCGCGGCGCTCGATACCCGCCTCGTCGTGGTGCACGAAGATGCGCGCGTTCTCCGCTCGATCCACGAACAACTGGATGCGTACTCAAAGGAGATGCGCACCGATTCCGAGCGGTACCTGATCGAAGTCCGGAATGTGCTTTACGAGCTCGAACGGCGCGGACGTTCATGGTTCGAGCGCACTATCCGAATCGGCAACGCCAACTTCCTGCGCAACAAGGACGCGGTCGAGAACCGCTTTCGCGCTGAAGTCGTCACCGACTCTCCTCACCAGATCGAGGAAGTAGTGCACAAGATGGTCGACTGGACCGTGCAGCGAAATCTTCGTCTTTGGAGCAGCGTCTTTGCTGAGCTTGACGCGCATACCGCGCGCCTCCGCGAATCAGGCGCTCTCACTCCGCACGGTGACACAGAGTTTCAGTACAATCGGGAAGAGATGTTCGCCCGGCTAAGAGAACCGGTCGAACGTCGCCTTAGCGAGTACGACTCCGATCGCGAAGCACGCGAGATCGTGGATTCCGTCAAGGCAGCGGTCAATCAGGCGTTCGGTGTCAACGTACTTGCTATCGGACTCGGAGCACTCCTGGTGACGGCGTTCACGACTGCTGCGCTGGATGTTACCGGCATCCTCACCGCAACAATATTCGCGATTGCCGGGTGGCTCATCATTCCTGCCAAACGTCGTCAACTGATCGAGGATTTCGAAACGAAGATCGCGAAGCTGAACGATGATCTGGCAACGCTGTTGCGCGCCAAGTTTGAGGAGCAGCTCCGTCGGTATGAAGATCAGCTTCTCGAGGTTGTCGCGCCCTATGAGCGTTTTCTCGAAACCGAAAAGACAAAGCTCGAAGGCGGCCTTTCACAATTGCGTGAGGCTGAGCGCGAAGTGAGTGCGCTCGAGCAGCGGGTAATCGCGACGTTCCCGGAAGAGACACCGCCCGCCGCGCCCAGATGA
- a CDS encoding serine hydrolase: MRIMMRSHSVVRLRFAAKIFLAHLLIVGCATSQHAQRTGPYFPPRGEWQRKSPAELGMDSVKLSAAIEFAQLHGATWDFARDQVRTFGRPLGPVPEKRAATNGIILRHGYIVATFGDTKASDPVYSVAKSFLSTVAALGVDKGLIKNVNDPVVASIRDGGYESAQNRLVTWKNHLQQESEWEGNLWGKNSDFVGAAEFGAGERKPRPIRAPGSFYEYNDVRVNRFALSLARLFGSGLPDVLKTGIMDPIGASSDWRWVPYDNSQVDIGGRQIGSVSGGTRWGGGLWMNSEDLARFGLLVLNRGKWGERQLVSEQWFRDALTPGAHGPDYGYMWWLNTNRQRWPSAPASSFAALGNGSNTIWIDPQHDIVIVWHWHQGSMDGLIQRILAAVTEP; this comes from the coding sequence ATGAGAATCATGATGCGCTCCCACTCTGTTGTCCGTTTACGGTTCGCCGCGAAGATATTCCTCGCCCACCTGCTTATCGTGGGCTGCGCAACGTCGCAACACGCGCAGCGAACGGGCCCTTACTTTCCTCCGCGCGGCGAATGGCAGCGAAAATCCCCCGCCGAGCTCGGTATGGACTCGGTGAAGCTCAGCGCCGCCATTGAGTTCGCGCAATTGCACGGCGCCACCTGGGATTTCGCGCGGGATCAGGTTCGCACCTTCGGCCGGCCGCTCGGTCCGGTACCCGAGAAGCGCGCGGCGACCAACGGCATCATTCTCCGTCATGGCTACATCGTCGCCACGTTCGGGGACACCAAGGCGAGTGATCCTGTGTACAGCGTCGCAAAGAGTTTTCTGTCGACTGTCGCCGCACTTGGTGTGGACAAAGGCCTCATTAAGAACGTCAACGACCCGGTGGTCGCCAGCATTCGCGACGGCGGCTATGAATCTGCCCAGAATCGCCTCGTCACCTGGAAGAACCATCTTCAGCAGGAAAGCGAGTGGGAAGGGAATCTGTGGGGAAAGAATTCCGATTTCGTAGGTGCCGCGGAGTTCGGCGCCGGCGAGCGCAAGCCGCGGCCAATCAGGGCGCCGGGATCCTTTTACGAATACAACGACGTTCGCGTCAATCGATTTGCCCTCTCGCTCGCGAGGCTGTTCGGTTCCGGTCTGCCGGACGTTCTGAAAACGGGGATCATGGATCCGATTGGTGCGTCGTCAGACTGGCGCTGGGTGCCGTACGACAACTCACAAGTGGACATCGGCGGGCGACAGATCGGATCAGTCAGCGGTGGCACGCGGTGGGGCGGCGGCCTGTGGATGAACTCGGAGGATCTGGCTCGATTCGGATTGCTGGTTCTCAACCGTGGGAAGTGGGGAGAGCGCCAGCTCGTTTCCGAGCAATGGTTTCGGGACGCTCTCACGCCAGGCGCGCACGGTCCCGACTACGGATACATGTGGTGGTTGAATACGAACCGACAACGTTGGCCGAGCGCGCCGGCATCGAGCTTTGCTGCTCTGGGCAATGGTTCGAATACGATATGGATCGACCCTCAGCACGACATCGTCATCGTCTGGCATTGGCACCAGGGGTCGATGGACGGCCTGATTCAAAGAATTCTGGCGGCCGTAACGGAGCCGTAA
- a CDS encoding beta-N-acetylglucosaminidase domain-containing protein, with protein sequence MIPELGIIEGFYGKPWTWEERAETVSFLAPHGYRFYLYAPKADPYLRRKWAEPHPDETAGELARLAEKCRDVGVRFGIGLSPYELAAFDDAARRALFQKLALFDEVGIDDLAILFDDMRGDSPHLAERQIEIVQWMRERAKSTRIIVCPSYYSDDPVLDRVFGARPPGYVEQLGASLTPEIDIFWTGEEVISRQFSPGHIARVTQQLKRKPFLWDNYPVNDGQRMSQYLHLRGFTGRPASIAGDIRAHGINPMLQPVLGRIPALTLAESYRLGDAYQYGEAFQRAAALVLGESLGARVYEDLLTLQDVGLDRLGEKEKLLRERYSSVNHPGAREIIAWLDGAYRITDEIVQTQ encoded by the coding sequence TTGATTCCCGAGCTTGGCATCATCGAAGGATTCTATGGAAAGCCATGGACATGGGAAGAGCGGGCTGAGACTGTCTCGTTCCTCGCGCCGCACGGCTACCGATTCTATTTGTATGCTCCGAAGGCTGACCCGTACCTCCGCCGCAAATGGGCCGAGCCTCATCCTGATGAAACCGCCGGTGAGCTCGCCAGGCTTGCCGAGAAGTGTCGCGACGTCGGCGTTCGCTTCGGGATCGGTCTCAGTCCGTACGAGTTGGCCGCTTTCGACGATGCTGCCCGCCGCGCGCTGTTTCAAAAGCTTGCGCTCTTCGATGAGGTGGGGATCGACGACCTTGCAATCCTGTTCGACGACATGCGGGGCGATTCACCCCATCTCGCCGAGCGCCAGATCGAGATTGTTCAGTGGATGCGTGAAAGGGCGAAAAGCACTCGCATCATCGTATGCCCGAGCTACTACTCTGACGATCCGGTTCTCGATCGGGTTTTTGGCGCTCGCCCGCCCGGTTATGTCGAACAGCTCGGCGCCTCGCTCACCCCCGAGATCGACATCTTCTGGACGGGGGAGGAAGTCATCAGCCGTCAGTTCTCTCCGGGTCATATCGCTCGCGTCACGCAGCAACTGAAGAGAAAACCATTTCTGTGGGACAACTATCCAGTGAACGATGGCCAGCGGATGTCGCAATACCTGCATCTGCGCGGGTTCACTGGCCGACCAGCTTCGATCGCAGGTGACATACGCGCACATGGTATCAACCCCATGCTACAGCCCGTGCTCGGTCGCATCCCTGCGCTCACGCTGGCTGAGAGTTACCGATTGGGCGACGCCTATCAATACGGAGAAGCGTTTCAGCGCGCAGCTGCGCTCGTCCTCGGCGAATCACTCGGCGCACGTGTATACGAGGATCTTCTCACCTTGCAGGATGTTGGTCTCGACCGGCTGGGAGAGAAGGAGAAGCTGCTGCGCGAGCGATACTCCAGCGTCAACCATCCAGGGGCTCGCGAGATCATCGCCTGGCTCGATGGCGCGTATCGCATTACTGATGAGATCGTGCAAACGCAGTAG
- a CDS encoding carbon-nitrogen hydrolase family protein, with protein sequence MHVAIVQAEVAADLSLGMKKTVALAADAAAAGAQLIVFPETWLPGYPAWLDVCRDAALWDHGPAKTVFERHAAESVDVAGEDGAALSRLAAELGVVVVIGVVERVARGPGRGTLFNALLTYGSDGQLLNHHRKLVPTYTERLVWGQGDSSGLRAVDTPFARIGGLVCWEHWMPLARQALHDSGEDIHVAVWPTVHEMHQVASRHYAFEGRCYVLAAGSLMRGSALPSELEPHPDRVKGPDDWILRGGSAIIAPDGAYVAEPVFEREITLHAELDPGAVRREQMNLDVSGHYARSDCFDFAIVKGKR encoded by the coding sequence ATGCACGTTGCCATAGTACAGGCGGAAGTGGCAGCCGACCTCTCGCTCGGGATGAAAAAAACAGTTGCGCTTGCCGCCGACGCGGCTGCCGCGGGTGCGCAGTTGATCGTTTTCCCAGAGACGTGGTTGCCCGGCTACCCTGCGTGGCTCGACGTTTGTCGCGACGCAGCGCTCTGGGATCACGGTCCGGCCAAAACGGTATTCGAGCGTCATGCAGCGGAAAGTGTCGACGTTGCGGGCGAAGATGGTGCTGCGCTGTCCCGCCTCGCAGCTGAGCTCGGCGTTGTAGTCGTCATCGGAGTCGTCGAGCGCGTTGCTCGCGGTCCGGGCCGAGGTACGCTGTTCAACGCATTGCTCACATATGGCAGCGACGGTCAGTTGCTCAACCACCATCGGAAACTTGTCCCCACGTACACCGAGCGACTTGTCTGGGGCCAGGGCGACAGCAGCGGCCTGCGCGCAGTGGATACTCCGTTTGCGCGTATTGGTGGCCTTGTTTGCTGGGAGCACTGGATGCCGCTCGCGCGGCAGGCGCTGCACGACTCAGGCGAAGACATCCATGTGGCCGTCTGGCCGACGGTTCACGAGATGCATCAGGTGGCCAGCCGTCACTACGCGTTCGAGGGCAGATGCTATGTGCTCGCCGCCGGATCGCTGATGCGCGGCTCGGCGCTTCCGAGTGAGCTCGAGCCACACCCGGATCGCGTCAAGGGCCCCGACGACTGGATACTTCGAGGGGGCTCGGCGATCATTGCGCCGGATGGCGCATACGTCGCGGAGCCGGTGTTCGAGAGAGAAATCACACTCCATGCGGAACTGGATCCTGGCGCGGTGCGCCGCGAGCAGATGAACCTCGATGTGAGCGGGCATTACGCGCGCAGCGACTGTTTTGATTTTGCCATCGTGAAAGGAAAGCGATAG